The stretch of DNA CAACTATCATAGCAATCTCTTGCTTTAGACTTGCGGCTTTGCGTCTCCGCCTTTCGACGGATTTGCCTTTATCAATTTGCTATTTACTTTATAAGTATATTAAATTTCTTGCTTTTATCCAAAACTTCATCCTTTATATTAAGTTCATTCTAATACACCAGCATTTTTTCCCTTTGTTTTTTCAGGATCTATTTTTAACCTTCGTTTTAGTCGCCTAATGTTAAATACAACATTTTTGAAATTTTGTTGCATTTTTTGTTTAGTATCATTTTATATTATCGCCACTGGAATGTCAATATGTCAGTTATTGTGTCGATATTATGTCGGATATTCTGAATGATTCAATAATCCACTTTATAATTGGACAATAGAATACAGCTCATCCTTTTGATCTTGATTGATACCAATATAGCGTAGTGTGACACTGGCTGAGCTATGATTAAAGGTATCCATAATAAGCCCTATGTTGTATTTAGACATTTTATAAGTCCAATAACCCCATGTTTTCCTTAAACTGTGAGTGCCAAAGTTTTCAATACCTATTACAGTTGCAGCTTCCTTCAGCACCCTGTAAATCTGGATTCTTCCTAAATAGCCGCCTTTTTGACTTTGAAAAAGGTAGTCCTCTAAAGTAAGATTCTGAGTTTTAACATAATTATGAAGACACTTGCGCAAGGTTTCATTTAATTTAATTTTCTTTTCTTTTGATGTTTTCTTTTCATTTATGATGAGATACTCTTTAAATTGCAACTTTTCATTAAAAATATCATTCACCTTAATAGATATGATATCGCTGATTCTCAAGCCTGTATTAATACCAAATTTATAAACCAACGCATATTTAGGATCACTTCCATTCAAGTATTGATAAAGCTGCTTGATCTTGGCCTTTTCTCTTATCGGTTCAACAGTCATAATTATCATTGTCCTCCTAATGTATCTATTTCATATTATATTATAAAAAAAGATAAATTAATATACAAATAAAAATAGTGTAGCTTTCAAAAGTATTTAGCCAAAACTGTTTATATAAATGGGTTTCTTAAATATATAAAATGCAACAAAATTT from Desulfoscipio gibsoniae DSM 7213 encodes:
- a CDS encoding tyrosine-type recombinase/integrase; translated protein: MTVEPIREKAKIKQLYQYLNGSDPKYALVYKFGINTGLRISDIISIKVNDIFNEKLQFKEYLIINEKKTSKEKKIKLNETLRKCLHNYVKTQNLTLEDYLFQSQKGGYLGRIQIYRVLKEAATVIGIENFGTHSLRKTWGYWTYKMSKYNIGLIMDTFNHSSASVTLRYIGINQDQKDELYSIVQL